Genomic DNA from Schistocerca americana isolate TAMUIC-IGC-003095 chromosome 6, iqSchAmer2.1, whole genome shotgun sequence:
TATGACTAAAGCAAGTGCTCATAAAATACAGCACACACGAGCCTTGCAGCAACATGTGCTAAGAGTAAGCCTCAGGGATAGGATTCAGAGAACATTAGGAAGAAAACAAAGTAATGAATATCGTACAGAGAATTGCAAGACCAGAAGTGTAGCTTGACAAGATAAGAGCAGATGGACCCCTGCAGCTGTTCCCTGTGGATCATGGAATCAAGACAGGCACTGGAAGACCACAATCACTGGCATGgcatttcattttgttttgctttCATATTTCAAAGTCTTCTTCTGATGTTTGCTACACTCAGATCTCCCTCCACACTTTGCACATTGGCCTCCTCTTTAACTTTTGAATGGAGTTGTTATATTATTTCATACATtgattgttttattatttcatacaTATCTCCAATAATTGCTTTTAACTGCTTCAATTATTAATGTTCTCATTGTCTCTGACCTATTTTCGCTTGTTGTTTACTATGTGATTTTTAGTGCAAGGTAAATTACCGAGTTGAGCAGGACATTTGTAATTGCCCATAACTTTAGAGATATCTCTTGTCTACTTTTAATCAGCAACTTTGTTCTTCACGGACTTGTTCTACGAATGAGGGATTGACAGGCTCATAGTGTAGTTATGTTGCACAGGGAGTAGAGGACCAATCTGCAAGTTTCGCACCTATGGTTTAAAGTTTTATTGAAATACTTCCTTGCAGCGATATTATTCTGTTGCTGAGTGGGAGAATGTGATCAAGTAAGCTTTTTCTAGAGAATATTCAGTCAAGTGATTGTTTCAGTCGTCGTCCTCTTCACCTAATATTTAGACAGATGTACCACCACACTGATTTTTATACATAGTAATAACTCACGTGAAGATGGCTGAATGTTTGTCAGTCAGAATATTATAGCGAGATGTCAACATTTGGTTGCAATTCTGGAACATGATGGAATACACAGCAAGCTgcaaaaatttcaagaatcacattTGTCATGTTCAAAATATGGGGAAAAAAGTGTTAAAAACTGGAGTGTGATTGTCACTTTCCTACTATCATCCAAGTTGTGATACCTGTTACAAAACCAGGGCATCTGCGTATTGAGATCCCCAGTTCTTCAGAGATATGGTCTGACATTTAGTCATTCATACTTGTGTGACCACACAAGAATCGTGTGTGTCACTTCACTGTATCATATGATGATGCATTGCTGCTGTACATGTAAAACAGCTAGTCAGTcttttgcagcattgtcccctaTAATTTATCAATGGGCTGCACCATTTTGATTTGACTCATCGAGTGGCATGCTATGGTACTGTGATGTGGGGATTTAAACGCGTGCCAGGACAGCAGAAAAGGTTCTTTTTTACGCAGGAACACACTACCATCCAAATTGGAAGGTAAATTACCGAGTTGAGCAGGACATTTGTAATCAAATTTCCATTATTGGAATATATAGACTGGAGGCACACATTAAGATCCAGAATAATTTTAGGCATGATTTTACGTAGAATCTAGTAgctgaagaaaaaaataattttcgtgAGATGTTAAATAAAAAGCTCTGAAAACTAAAGTATATACTCAACTTCTCCAGCAAAGTGTAATATGTATGTCCTGTGGCTTATTTGTAGATTCAGGCAACAGCCTGCTAGCAAAGTGTCTGTGTCAGTGGCAAAGTTAAATTTTCAATATTGTTTGCCCTGTTTTTTCCCTCATTTGTTATTTGCTTGAACTGCACAACTATGGTTGTGTAAAAAATGGGATGCTGTTGAGCGCTATATCTAGTGTTGAAATTTTTATCCCTGGAAAAAAAAGGTGTTGTTTGTAGTTATCATAGATCCACAATTTGGCCTTTTTAGAATTGCATTTTCTAGTTTGTGTATGGAAAATGCTTGcaactaaaatattttttgtttcctgTCTAATCATCCCAGAATCAATGTGCCTTTATTCTTATCACCCCCTATCCTCCCCCCACTTTTTTCTGCTGCTTCATATATGTAGAAACAACATATGTAATGTAGCAGTTTGTAATACTTATCAATAACTTGTTATACAGGTGTATGAAGGTCTGGTGTACAAATTAAGCCTGGAATTTCCCCATAGCTACCCATATTCAGCCCCACTAGTGCGATTTGCTACCCCATGTTATCATCCAAATGTCGATCAGGCAGGAAATATCTGTTTGGATATTTTGAAGGAAAAATGGTCAGCTCTGTATGATGTGCGCACAATTCTACTCTCCATTCAGTCTCTGCTTGGTGGTATGTATACTTGAAAAGTTGTTAGTTTCATGTATTGTTAATTTTAGATGTGTAATTCTTTCATTTTTCTGCCCAAAGAACCAAACAACGAATCTCCATTGAATGTCCAGGCAGCAGCCTTGTGGTCAAATAAAGTTGAATACAAACGTCATCTGCATAGTGAATACCAAAAACAACGAAAGGGACATTGAGAATGATAGGGGATTAATATGTAAGTACTTTCATATTCTTTTCTGTCTTTGTTGAGAGATCTCAGAAATCTTGCTTTACTGCCAGTTAGTTTGACAAGATAAAAAtcgatttttgtaattcagcattGTTAATTTTTGGTTCAGTTGTAAATCAACAATGTTTGCAGGTCATAGGAAGAGGATGTTGCTGATGGGAACTACATGTGCAACGTGACACGTGTGAAGCACAAGGACAATTTCACTGATTGATATTGTGATATTTATTTTAAACTGTTCTTGCTTTATcttttatattcatttatttatacatattttaaTAATTTCGTATGTTGTGGTTTATAGCATACTAGTACATCCTTCCCATTTTACTGTTCTAAGTTTGTAAAATTAAAGTCAGTTTCTCTTAAAATTTATCATCATCTGTAGCTTTCATTGACCAAATGAAATTGTTTTTCTTGGCAAATAcaaatttaagaaaatgtttgcgacaattttctaatgctattgCCAGTAAACATAcgttatgagcactgtttttattgaaacaaagaaaaattttagaatTTCTGTAGATAATTTTGTCTAGTAGGAGAAAATCTAGATATCTGCAAGAGAA
This window encodes:
- the LOC124619774 gene encoding ubiquitin-conjugating enzyme E2 C, with the translated sequence MAQETNRLVDDSRTLAKANEESQTISRDNHAVSKRLQKELMSLMMSPDKTVSAFPDGENLFKWIGTITGPVGTVYEGLVYKLSLEFPHSYPYSAPLVRFATPCYHPNVDQAGNICLDILKEKWSALYDVRTILLSIQSLLGEPNNESPLNVQAAALWSNKVEYKRHLHSEYQKQRKGH